In the Apteryx mantelli isolate bAptMan1 chromosome 1, bAptMan1.hap1, whole genome shotgun sequence genome, one interval contains:
- the UBE2N gene encoding ubiquitin-conjugating enzyme E2 N: MAGLPRRIIKETQRLLAEPVPGIKAEPDESNARYFHVVIAGPQDSPFEGGTFKLELFLPEEYPMAAPKVRFMTKIYHPNVDKLGRICLDILKDKWSPALQIRTVLLSIQALLSAPNPDDPLANDVAEQWKTNEAQAIETARAWTRLYAMNNI, encoded by the exons GAAACCCAGCGCTTGCTGGCAGAGCCAGTTCCTGGGATAAAAGCGGAGCCAGATGAAAGCAACGCACGTTATTTTCATGTGGTCATTGCAGGTCCACAGGATTCCCCCTTTGAGGGTGGGACATTTAAACTTGAACTATTCCTTCCAGAAGAATATCCAATGGCAGCTCCTAAAGTACGTTTCATGACCAAAATTTATCATCCTAATGTAGACAAGCTGGGAAGAATATGTTTAGATATTTTGAAAG ATAAATGGTCCCCAGCTTTGCAGATTCGTACAGTTCTGCTATCAATCCAGGCTTTGTTAAGTGCTCCCAATCCAGACGATCCATTAGCAAATGATGTAGCTGAGCAATGGAAGACCAATGAAGCCCAAGCCATAGAAACAG CCAGAGCATGGACTAGGCTATATGCCATGAATAATATTTAA